From one Brachypodium distachyon strain Bd21 chromosome 4, Brachypodium_distachyon_v3.0, whole genome shotgun sequence genomic stretch:
- the LOC100828028 gene encoding RNA polymerase sigma factor sigB — MACLAPHFKWAPTPSCATHSHHPSSPSSSSNSGKCSCRRPFRVQCAVSSAAAAVVDADRATGGPLRLVYASPESPPVLQRNFESALASEAFLNEEAVVTAAAAEAVALARAAAEAAQEVVHMVQKNSPQPVLREKKAVENYLAKEILRTEMLCSSLDEYSDDVLLEDLESSHGVLNDEVELDDTQDYKSIAVKSERQSERRARRTRAAIKAATTVRSSQKLASSSKKKRSKGPTTSMNPLGSLWKLTGRKLLTAKEEVELSNGIQDLLKLEAIQAELAEYSGCQPTFPQWAAAAGTDEKTLRKRLAHGIYSKNRMVTSNVRLVISIAREFEGPGLELYDLIQEGMQGLIRGAEKFDASKGFRFSTYSHWWIKQAMRKSVSEQTQIFRLPAHMVEASYRVKECTRRLRRTLQRRPSNEEIAVDIGMPVKRVEAAVNLPKYSVSLDSKIGTTDMSYQEVTADPSAETAEEMLNRMSMKKDVHQALDALGPRERQVVKLRFGLDDGRIRTLQEIGNIMGVSRERIRQIEAGAFRKLRSKKKVKSLRDYLVPVGNW, encoded by the exons ATGGCGTGCCTGGCGCCGCACTTCAAGTGGGCCCCGACCCCGTCCTGCGCCACCCACTCGCACCACCCTTCCTcgccgtcctcgtcctccaactccggcaaGTGCTCCTGCCGCAGACCCTTCCGCGTCCAGTGCGCCGTCTCCTCTGCCGCTGCGGCGGTCGTAGACGCCGACCGCGCCACCGGAGGGCCACTCCGGCTCGTGTACGCCTCCCCGGAATCCCCGCCGGTTCTCCAG AGAAATTTTGAGTCAGCTCTGGCATCAGAAGCATTTCTGAATGAAGAGGCTGTTGTaactgctgcagctgcagagGCAGTTGCTCTTGCAAGAGCAGCTGCAGAAGCTGCCCAAGAAGTTGTTCATATGGTACAAAAAAATAGTCCCCAGCCCGTGCTTAGAGAAAAGAAGGCAGTGGAGAACTACTTGGCAAAAGAAATTCTTCGCACTGAAATGTTGTGTAGCAGTCTTGATGAATATAGTGATGATGTTCTGTTAGAGGACTTGGAATCATCACATGGTGTTTTGAATGATGAAGTTGAACTAGATGACACACAGGACTATAAGAGCATAGCTGTGAAGTCTGAACGTCAGTCGGAGAGAAGAGCTCGGAGAACAAGAGCAGCGATAAAAGCAGCTACAACAGTCCGTAGTTCACAAAAACTTGCATCATCCTCGAAGAAGAAGCGATCCAAGGGTCCCACGACTAGCATGAATCCTTTAGGTTCCTTGTGGAAATTGACTGGTCGGAAACTGCTTACAGCAAAGGAAGAGGTTGAGCTCTCAAATGGTATTCAG GATCTCTTGAAGTTAGAGGCAATCCAGGCTGAGCTTGCAGAGTACAGTGGTTGTCAGCCAACCTTCCCGCAGTGGGCAGCTGCAGCTGGAACTGATGAGAAGACTTTGCGGAAACGTCTTGCTCATGGTATTTATTCCAAGAACAGAATGGTAACATCTAATGTGAGACTTGTAATTTCTATTGCCAGAGAGTTTGAAGGTCCTGGATTGGAGCTTTATGATCTTATTCAG GAAGGAATGCAGGGCCTTATAAGGGGTGCTGAAAAGTTTGATGCGTCAAAGGGTTTTAGGTTCTCTACATATTCTCACTGGTGGATCAAACAAGCTATGCGTAAATCTGTCTCCGAGCAAACCCAAATATTTCGCTTACCA GCTCACATGGTGGAAGCAAGTTATCGTGTGAAGGAGTGCACGAGACGACTTCGCCGTACACTTCAAAGACGACCCTCTAACGAAGAAATAGCCGTGGACATTGGTATGCCCGTCAAACGAGTTGAGGCAGCAGTAAACCTCCCAAAGTATAGCGTATCTCTTGATAGCAAAATTGGTACCACGGACATGAGTTACCAG GAGGTCACAGCTGATCCCAGCGCTGAGACAGCTGAAGAGATGCTCAACAGAATGTCAATGAAAAAGGATGTGCATCAGGCATTGGATGCTCTAGGCCCACGGGAGAGGCAAGTCGTGAAGCTAAGATTTGGACTTGATGATGGTAGGATAAGAACTTTGCAGGAGATCGGCAACATCATGGGTGTAAGCAGGGAGAGGATTCGACAGATTGAGGCCGGCGCATTTCGGAAATTGAGGAGCAAGAAAAAGGTCAAGTCTTTGAGGGATTATCTAGTGCCTGTTGGTAACTGGTGA
- the LOC100827717 gene encoding probable serine/threonine-protein kinase PBL28, with protein MEKAALWLVLISVASLRCNGDPDFVTEGQYIKIKRSLFAMLIVFAVMVFALAIVILKYLRPGKRSADETISGGSSADNKFRGGEVINRWSGLYRFTKAEIERAMDYANNRIYLGSGSAGQVYQGVLPSGQLVAIKHIHRTAMSGSFTREADGLSKVRHPNLVCLFGYCDDGTDQYLVYEYCANGNLAQNLLRSDSVLPWPTRVKILRDCASVLRFLHTHSDGCIVHRDIKLTNILLTENMEPKLSDFGLAKLLAMEETKVFTDVRGTIGYMDPEYITHSKLTCSSDIYSFGVVVLQLLSGRKVIELDIVARDSLTKKAKDVVSGKKPLDEFIDNRIRDEVNIEDFVLILKIAVLCVAHSSVGRPTIKDVYEEMDKAWRNTITKAARARNEISSSNTVHYPKVIDV; from the exons ATGGAGAAAGCGGCGCTTTGGCTGGTTCTGATCTCGGTGGCCTCGCTTCGCTGCAATGGCGATCCCGATTTTGTCACAG AAGGGCAGTACATCAAGATCAAAC GCAGCTTGTTCGCGATGCTGATAGTATTCGCGGTGATGGTGTTCGCCCTGGCCATCGTAATCCTCAAATACCTGCGGCCGGGGAAGAGATCCGCGGACGAGACCATCTCcggcggctcctccgccgACAACAAGTTCCGCGGCGGGGAGGTGATCAACCGGTGGTCGGGGCTGTACAGGTTCACCAAGGCGGAGATCGAGAGGGCGATGGACTACGCCAACAACCGGATCTACCTCGGCTCCGGCAGCGCCGGGCAGGTTTACCAGGGGGTGCTCCCCAGCGGCCAGCTCGTCGCCATCAAGCACATCCACCGGACCGCCATGTCCGGGTCCTTCACCAGGGAGGCGGATGGACTCTCCAAGGTCCGGCACCCCAACCTCGTCTGCCTCTTTGGGTACTGCGACGACGGCACCGACCAGTACTTGGTATATGAGTACTGCGCCAACGGCAACCTGGCCCAGAATCTACTCA GAAGTGACTCTGTGCTCCCATGGCCAACAAGAGTGAAGATCCTAAGGGACTGTGCATCTGTCCTGAGGTTTCTTCACACACACTCTGATGGATGCATTGTACATAGGGACATTAAG CTTACCAACATCTTGCTGACGGAGAACATGGAGCCCAAGTTGTCTGATTTTGGGCTGGCAAAATTGCTGGCAATGGAGGAGACCAAGGTGTTCACGGATGTGAGGGGAACCATCGGTTACATGGATCCTGAGTACATCACACATTCCAAGCTCACTTGTTCAAGCGACATCTACAGCTTTGGTGTGGTTGTGCTGCAGCTTCTGTCAGGAAGGAAGGTCATAGAACTCGACATTGTCGCGCGCGATTCTCTTACAAAGAAG gCCAAGGACGTCGTAAGTGGGAAAAAACCATTGGATGAATTCATAGACAACCGCATTCGAGATGAAGTTAACATCGAAGATTTTGTGCTGATATTAAAGATAGCAGTCCTCTGCGTGGCACACTCTAGCGTAGGGCGTCCGACAATAAAGGATGTGTATGAGGAGATGGACAAAGCATGGAGAAATACAATCACAAAG GCTGCTAGGGCAAGGAATGAGATAAGCTCGTCAAATACAGTCCATTATCCGAAAGTCATCGATGTATAG